One segment of Synechococcus sp. MU1617 DNA contains the following:
- a CDS encoding RpoD/SigA family RNA polymerase sigma factor, translating to MAPAATAASKPKTAAKAARTVTADVDLVRSYLRDIGRVPLLTHEQEITLGRQVQELMDLESLESELESKAGEKPSRDKLAKASGLSSMQLKRKLQHGRRAKERMVAANLRLVVSVAKKYTKRNMELLDLIQEGTIGLVRGVEKFDPTRGYKFSTYAYWWIRQGITRAIAEKSRTIRLPIHITEMLNKLKKGQRELSQELGRTPTVTELAEFVELPEDDVKDLMCRARQPVSLEMKVGDGDDTELLELLSGDGDLPSDQVEEDCLKGDLRSLLGQLPHLQEQVLRMRYGMDGEDPMSLTGIGRILGMSRDRVRNLERDGLAGLRRVSDQVEAYVAC from the coding sequence GTTGATCTGGTTCGTTCTTACCTGCGAGACATTGGCCGTGTGCCCCTGCTGACTCACGAGCAGGAGATCACTCTGGGCCGGCAAGTCCAGGAGTTGATGGATCTGGAGTCCCTCGAGTCTGAGCTGGAGAGCAAGGCCGGTGAGAAGCCCAGTCGCGACAAGCTGGCCAAGGCTTCAGGGCTGTCATCGATGCAGCTCAAGCGCAAGCTGCAACATGGCCGACGGGCCAAGGAGCGCATGGTGGCTGCCAATCTCCGGCTGGTAGTGAGCGTGGCCAAGAAGTACACCAAGCGGAACATGGAGCTCCTGGATTTGATCCAGGAAGGCACCATTGGGTTGGTGCGTGGTGTGGAGAAGTTTGATCCCACCCGCGGCTACAAATTCTCCACCTACGCCTACTGGTGGATTCGTCAGGGCATCACGCGGGCCATTGCGGAGAAGAGCCGCACGATTCGGCTGCCGATTCACATTACCGAGATGCTGAACAAGCTCAAAAAGGGTCAGCGCGAGCTAAGTCAGGAGCTGGGCCGCACGCCCACCGTCACCGAGTTGGCCGAGTTCGTTGAACTCCCGGAAGACGACGTCAAAGATTTGATGTGCCGAGCCCGTCAGCCGGTGAGTCTGGAGATGAAGGTCGGTGATGGTGACGACACCGAACTGCTGGAATTGCTTTCCGGCGATGGTGATCTTCCCAGCGATCAAGTGGAGGAAGACTGCCTGAAAGGTGACTTGCGCAGCCTGTTGGGTCAGCTTCCTCACCTACAAGAGCAGGTCCTGCGTATGCGTTATGGCATGGACGGCGAAGACCCGATGAGCCTCACCGGTATTGGCCGGATTCTGGGCATGAGCCGTGACCGTGTCCGGAATCTTGAGCGTGACGGTCTGGCGGGTCTGCGCCGGGTGAGTGATCAGGTGGAGGCTTACGTGGCTTGCTGA